Proteins encoded by one window of Dryocola sp. LX212:
- the ybfF gene encoding esterase, with product MKLNARLQTAQQSTSNSPVVLIHGLFGSLDNLGVLARDLGQDRTLLQLDLRNHGLSGRSDEMSYLAMAQDVLETLDEYGIEKAIVIGHSMGGKVAMTLTSIAPERIDKLVLIDIAPVDYHVRRHDEIFAAINTVSEAGIKTRTQAAALMREHIKEEGVIQFLLKSFADGVWKFNVPVLWNQYEQIVGWQTLPACDLPALFIRGGDSPYVDESHREALLSQFPKARAHVVAGAGHWVHAEKPEAVLRAIHRFIDETV from the coding sequence ATGAAATTAAACGCTCGCCTGCAAACTGCGCAACAATCGACTAGCAATTCCCCTGTCGTCCTTATCCACGGCCTGTTTGGCAGCCTTGATAATCTTGGCGTGCTGGCCCGGGATCTCGGCCAGGATCGCACGCTGCTGCAACTGGATCTGCGCAATCACGGTTTGTCAGGGCGCAGCGATGAGATGAGCTACCTTGCAATGGCGCAGGATGTTTTGGAAACGCTGGACGAATACGGCATTGAAAAAGCGATCGTCATCGGCCATTCGATGGGCGGCAAAGTCGCGATGACGCTGACCTCCATAGCCCCGGAACGTATCGATAAACTGGTGCTGATAGATATTGCGCCCGTCGATTATCACGTCCGCCGCCACGACGAAATTTTTGCGGCCATCAATACCGTTAGCGAAGCCGGAATCAAAACTCGTACTCAGGCCGCGGCCTTGATGCGCGAACATATAAAGGAAGAAGGCGTGATTCAGTTCCTGCTGAAGTCCTTTGCCGACGGCGTCTGGAAGTTCAACGTCCCGGTACTCTGGAATCAGTACGAGCAGATTGTTGGCTGGCAGACCCTACCTGCCTGTGATCTGCCTGCGCTCTTTATTCGCGGCGGCGACTCTCCATACGTGGATGAATCCCATCGGGAGGCGCTGCTTTCCCAGTTCCCTAAAGCGCGGGCACACGTGGTTGCTGGTGCAGGTCATTGGGTGCACGCTGAGAAACCTGAGGCCGTTTTACGCGCCATTCACCGTTTTATCGACGAAACTGTTTAA
- the seqA gene encoding replication initiation negative regulator SeqA has product MKTIEVDDELYRYIASHTQHIGESASDILRRMLKFTAGQTSAATTPSTVNAAPAAAPVTEEKPVNRARDRVRAVRELLLSDEYAEQKKAVNRFMMVLSTLYQLDAKTFGEATESLHGRTRIYFAGNEQTLLANGNQTKPKHVPGTPYWVITNTNTGRKCSMIEHIMQSMQFPAELIEKVCGTI; this is encoded by the coding sequence ATGAAAACAATTGAAGTTGATGACGAGCTATATCGCTATATTGCCAGCCACACGCAACACATAGGCGAGAGCGCGTCCGACATTTTACGGCGTATGCTGAAATTTACCGCCGGTCAGACTTCCGCAGCGACAACTCCCTCTACCGTGAATGCAGCGCCTGCCGCCGCTCCTGTCACCGAAGAGAAACCTGTAAACCGCGCCCGCGATCGCGTGCGTGCGGTCCGTGAGTTGCTACTCTCAGATGAGTACGCGGAGCAAAAGAAAGCCGTTAACCGTTTCATGATGGTGCTTTCTACGCTTTATCAGCTGGACGCAAAAACCTTTGGCGAAGCCACCGAGTCTCTGCATGGACGTACCCGTATCTACTTTGCCGGCAACGAGCAAACGCTGCTGGCCAACGGCAACCAGACTAAGCCAAAACACGTGCCGGGTACGCCATACTGGGTGATAACCAATACTAATACAGGCCGTAAATGCAGCATGATCGAACACATCATGCAGTCAATGCAGTTCCCTGCGGAGCTGATTGAGAAGGTTTGCGGCACTATTTAA
- the fldA gene encoding flavodoxin FldA — MAIVGIFFGSDTGNTENIAKMIQKQLGKDVAEVRDIAKSSKEDLEGFDILLFGIPTWYYGEAQCDWDDFFPTLEEVDFNDKLVALFGCGDQEDYAEYFCDALGTIRDIIEPNGATIVGHWPTAGYHFEASKGLADDDHFVGLAIDEDRQPELTAERVQKWTKQIADELHLADIINA; from the coding sequence ATGGCAATCGTAGGCATTTTTTTCGGCAGCGACACCGGTAACACCGAAAATATCGCGAAGATGATCCAAAAACAGCTCGGTAAAGACGTTGCTGAGGTGCGTGACATTGCGAAAAGCAGCAAAGAAGATTTAGAAGGCTTTGATATCCTGCTGTTTGGCATCCCGACCTGGTACTACGGCGAAGCGCAGTGCGACTGGGACGACTTCTTTCCGACGCTGGAAGAGGTAGATTTCAACGACAAGCTGGTTGCACTGTTTGGCTGCGGCGATCAGGAAGACTACGCTGAATACTTCTGTGATGCGCTGGGCACCATCCGCGACATTATCGAGCCTAACGGTGCAACCATCGTGGGTCACTGGCCAACCGCTGGCTACCATTTTGAAGCGTCTAAAGGTCTGGCGGACGACGATCACTTCGTTGGCCTTGCTATTGATGAAGACCGCCAGCCGGAGCTGACAGCAGAACGTGTGCAGAAATGGACCAAGCAGATCGCTGACGAACTGCACCTGGCTGACATCATCAACGCCTGA
- the nagE gene encoding N-acetylglucosamine-specific PTS transporter subunit IIBC, translated as MSILGYMQKVGRALMVPVATLPAAAILMGVGYWIDPVSWGGDSALAALFIKSGAAIIDHMGVLFAIGVAYGMSKDKDGAAALTGFVGFLVLTTLCSPAAVSMIKHIPLADVPLAFTKIENQFVGIMVGIISAELYNRFSGVELPRALSFFSGRRLVPILTSFVMIAVAFIMMFIWPIVFSGLVNFGEHIQKMGSIGAGVYALFNRLLIPVGLHHALNSVFWFDVAGINDIPKFLGGAKSIAEGTGIVGITGRYQAGFFPIMMFGLPGAALAIYQCARPENKAKVMGIMMAGAFAAFFTGITEPLEFSFMFVAPVLYLIHAVLTGISVFIAASMHWIAGFGFSAGLVDMVLASRNPLATHWWMLIPQGIVFFVIYYVVFRFTITKFNLLTPGRELNVSGDETDGQDVNVSESANQDTSALARQYIAAVGGSANLTGIDACITRLRLNVKDSSLVNEALAKRLGASGVIRLNKTSVQIIVGFVAEKIANAMKTTGDVPAAEVSTAPVAAAAVKPQAVPNAVTIAALFSPVTGDVVALEQVPDEAFASKAVGDGVAVKPTDKMVVAPAAGTIVKIFNTNHAFCLETEKGAEIVVHMGIDTVALNGQGFTRLVEEGAEVVAGQPVLEMDLDFLNANARSMISPVVCSNIDDFSGLVIQAQGSVVAGQTPLYEIKGK; from the coding sequence GTGAGTATTCTTGGTTACATGCAAAAGGTTGGTCGTGCGCTGATGGTACCGGTAGCTACGCTACCCGCCGCAGCCATATTAATGGGTGTTGGTTACTGGATTGACCCAGTTAGCTGGGGTGGGGATAGCGCGCTGGCTGCGTTGTTCATTAAATCTGGTGCCGCAATTATCGATCATATGGGTGTGCTGTTTGCCATTGGTGTGGCTTACGGTATGTCTAAAGATAAAGATGGTGCTGCTGCACTGACCGGATTCGTCGGTTTCCTGGTCTTAACTACGTTGTGTTCACCGGCCGCTGTGTCGATGATTAAACATATCCCACTGGCGGATGTGCCTTTGGCGTTCACGAAAATTGAAAACCAGTTCGTGGGCATCATGGTCGGGATTATCTCCGCGGAGCTGTACAACCGCTTTAGCGGCGTTGAGCTGCCAAGAGCGCTGTCCTTCTTCAGCGGACGTCGTCTGGTGCCAATCCTCACTTCTTTCGTGATGATCGCTGTTGCTTTCATCATGATGTTTATCTGGCCTATCGTGTTTAGCGGTCTGGTGAACTTTGGTGAGCATATTCAGAAAATGGGCTCTATCGGCGCGGGCGTTTACGCGTTGTTTAACCGTTTACTTATTCCAGTTGGTCTGCACCATGCTCTGAACTCCGTGTTCTGGTTTGACGTAGCAGGTATTAACGATATTCCTAAGTTCCTGGGCGGGGCAAAATCTATCGCCGAAGGTACCGGTATCGTTGGGATCACCGGCCGCTATCAGGCGGGCTTCTTCCCTATCATGATGTTTGGCTTGCCGGGTGCAGCGCTGGCGATTTACCAGTGTGCGCGTCCTGAAAATAAAGCGAAAGTGATGGGTATTATGATGGCAGGTGCGTTTGCTGCCTTCTTCACTGGTATCACCGAACCGTTGGAATTCTCCTTTATGTTCGTGGCACCTGTGCTGTACTTGATCCACGCGGTGCTGACCGGTATCTCGGTATTTATCGCGGCAAGTATGCATTGGATCGCTGGGTTTGGTTTCAGCGCGGGTCTGGTGGATATGGTGCTTGCTTCCCGTAACCCGCTGGCGACGCACTGGTGGATGCTTATCCCGCAAGGCATCGTGTTCTTCGTGATTTACTACGTGGTGTTCCGTTTCACTATCACTAAGTTCAACCTGTTAACACCGGGTCGTGAACTGAATGTTTCGGGTGACGAAACTGATGGGCAGGACGTGAATGTGAGCGAGAGTGCAAATCAGGATACTTCTGCTCTGGCTCGTCAGTACATCGCGGCGGTTGGTGGCTCAGCTAACCTGACCGGTATTGATGCTTGCATTACTCGTCTGCGCCTGAATGTGAAAGACTCCTCGCTGGTTAACGAAGCGCTGGCGAAACGTCTGGGGGCAAGCGGCGTGATTCGTCTGAATAAAACCAGCGTGCAGATAATTGTTGGCTTTGTTGCTGAGAAAATTGCCAACGCAATGAAAACGACCGGTGACGTGCCAGCAGCAGAAGTCAGTACCGCTCCGGTGGCTGCTGCGGCTGTTAAACCTCAGGCAGTGCCTAACGCAGTAACCATAGCGGCGCTGTTTTCCCCGGTGACCGGGGACGTTGTGGCGCTGGAGCAGGTTCCTGATGAAGCCTTTGCCAGCAAAGCGGTCGGCGATGGCGTTGCGGTGAAACCAACGGACAAAATGGTCGTTGCTCCTGCTGCCGGGACCATCGTTAAAATCTTTAACACTAACCATGCGTTCTGTCTGGAAACCGAAAAAGGCGCGGAAATCGTTGTCCACATGGGCATTGATACCGTCGCGCTGAACGGTCAGGGCTTTACTCGCCTGGTGGAGGAAGGTGCTGAAGTGGTTGCCGGTCAGCCGGTTCTGGAAATGGATCTTGATTTCCTGAACGCTAATGCGCGCTCCATGATAAGCCCGGTTGTTTGCAGCAACATCGATGACTTCAGCGGTCTGGTTATTCAGGCGCAGGGTTCCGTCGTTGCTGGCCAGACGCCTCTCTACGAAATTAAAGGCAAATAG
- the nagB gene encoding glucosamine-6-phosphate deaminase translates to MRLIPLATPAEVGKWAARHIVNRINAFKPTADRPFVLGLPTGSTPMEAYKALVEMHKAGQISFQNVVTFNMDEYVGLPKEHPESYHTFMHKNFFDHVDIPAENINLLNGNADDVDAECRRYEEKIRSYGKIHLFMGGVGNDGHIAFNEPASSLASRTRIKTLTHDTRVANSRFFDGDVNQVPKYALTVGVGTLLDAEEVMILVLGHVKAQALQAAVEGNVNHMWTISCLQLHPKAIMVCDEPSTMELKVKTLKYFNELEAENIKGL, encoded by the coding sequence ATGAGACTGATTCCCCTGGCTACCCCAGCAGAAGTAGGCAAATGGGCAGCACGCCATATCGTGAACCGTATTAATGCTTTTAAACCAACTGCTGATCGTCCTTTCGTACTGGGTCTGCCTACCGGCAGTACGCCAATGGAAGCTTATAAAGCACTTGTTGAGATGCATAAAGCGGGCCAGATTAGTTTCCAGAACGTTGTGACATTCAATATGGATGAATATGTTGGCCTGCCGAAAGAGCATCCGGAAAGCTATCACACTTTCATGCACAAAAACTTCTTTGACCACGTTGATATCCCGGCAGAAAATATTAACCTGCTGAATGGCAATGCGGACGATGTTGACGCAGAATGCCGCCGCTACGAAGAAAAAATTCGCTCTTATGGCAAAATTCACCTCTTTATGGGTGGCGTGGGTAACGACGGGCACATCGCGTTCAACGAACCAGCTTCTTCTCTGGCTTCCCGTACCCGTATCAAAACGCTGACTCACGACACCCGTGTAGCAAACTCCCGTTTCTTCGACGGCGACGTGAATCAAGTGCCAAAATACGCGCTGACCGTGGGCGTTGGCACCCTGCTGGATGCCGAAGAGGTGATGATTCTGGTTCTGGGCCATGTAAAAGCACAGGCTCTGCAGGCGGCCGTTGAAGGCAACGTCAACCACATGTGGACTATCAGCTGCCTGCAGCTGCATCCGAAAGCCATCATGGTCTGCGACGAACCGTCCACCATGGAGCTGAAAGTGAAGACGCTCAAGTATTTTAACGAGCTCGAAGCAGAAAATATTAAAGGTCTTTAA
- the chiQ gene encoding ChiQ/YbfN family lipoprotein yields MKKIIMLSAIVLGLMACAQPNTAPEDSKLKQAYSACINSAEGSPDKIQACQSVLNVLGQEKEHQDFAKKETVRTLDYQDCIQAAHTGNDQAVKAKCDKIWQEIRSNNK; encoded by the coding sequence ATGAAAAAAATAATTATGCTGTCCGCGATCGTTCTGGGACTAATGGCCTGCGCGCAGCCAAATACCGCGCCGGAAGATTCAAAGCTGAAGCAGGCTTACAGCGCCTGTATAAATAGCGCAGAAGGGAGCCCGGATAAGATTCAGGCCTGTCAGAGCGTGCTGAACGTGCTGGGCCAGGAGAAAGAGCATCAGGACTTCGCGAAGAAAGAGACTGTGCGGACCCTGGATTATCAGGACTGTATTCAGGCAGCTCACACTGGCAATGACCAGGCAGTGAAAGCGAAGTGCGACAAAATCTGGCAGGAGATCCGCAGCAACAATAAATAG
- the ybfE gene encoding LexA regulated protein gives MAKEQTDRTTLDLFADERRPGRPKTNPLTRDEQLRINKRNQLKRDKVRGLKRVELKLNHGAVDALNQLADARNISRSELIEEMLLAQLKQHLS, from the coding sequence ATGGCAAAAGAACAAACGGACCGTACTACCTTAGATCTGTTCGCGGACGAACGTCGCCCGGGGCGACCAAAGACCAATCCGCTAACGCGAGATGAGCAGCTGCGCATCAACAAGCGCAACCAGCTCAAGCGCGACAAAGTACGCGGCCTGAAACGAGTAGAGCTAAAACTCAACCACGGTGCGGTGGATGCGTTGAACCAGCTTGCCGATGCGCGCAACATCAGCCGCAGCGAGCTGATCGAAGAGATGCTGCTGGCCCAGCTTAAGCAGCACCTCAGCTAA
- the pgm gene encoding phosphoglucomutase (alpha-D-glucose-1,6-bisphosphate-dependent), translating to MANHNRAGQPAQQSDLINVAQLTAQYYVLKPEVGNSEHAVKFGTSGHRGSAARHSFNEPHILAIAQAIAEDRAKNGITGPCYVGKDTHALSEPAFISVLEVLAANGVDVIVQEANGYTPTPAVSNAILVHNKKGGVQADGIVITPSHNPPEDGGIKYNPPNGGPADTNVTKVIEERANALLGEGLKGVKRISLDQAWASGRLKELDLVQPFIEGLVDIIDMAAIQKSGLTLGVDPLGGSGIEYWQRIAKHYNLNLTIVNDHVDQTFRFMHLDKDGAIRMDCSSECAMAGLLALRDKFDLAFANDPDYDRHGIVTPAGLMNPNHYLAVAINYLFQHRPQWGKDVAVGKTLVSSAMIDRVVEDLGRKLVEVPVGFKWFVDGLYDGSFGFGGEESAGASFLRFDGTPWSTDKDGIIMCLLAAEITAVTGKNPQQHYDELAERFGAPSYNRLQASATSAQKAALSKLSPEMVSADTLAGDPITARLTAAPGNGASIGGLKVMTKNGWFAARPSGTEDAYKIYCESFLGAEHRQQIEKEAVEIVSEVLKNAK from the coding sequence ATGGCTAACCACAACCGTGCGGGTCAACCTGCGCAACAGAGCGATTTGATTAACGTAGCCCAGCTGACGGCCCAGTATTATGTGCTGAAGCCAGAAGTGGGAAATAGCGAACATGCGGTGAAGTTCGGAACCTCCGGCCACCGTGGCAGTGCGGCGCGTCATAGCTTTAACGAACCTCACATTCTGGCGATTGCCCAGGCGATTGCCGAAGACCGTGCTAAAAATGGCATCACCGGGCCGTGTTATGTCGGCAAAGACACACATGCCCTGTCCGAGCCTGCGTTTATCTCCGTGCTGGAAGTGCTGGCGGCCAACGGTGTGGATGTTATCGTCCAGGAAGCAAACGGCTACACGCCGACTCCTGCGGTCTCTAACGCTATCCTTGTACACAATAAAAAGGGTGGCGTTCAGGCGGACGGTATCGTCATTACTCCTTCCCATAACCCACCGGAAGATGGCGGCATCAAGTACAACCCGCCAAATGGCGGCCCGGCTGATACAAACGTCACTAAAGTGATTGAAGAGCGTGCCAACGCGCTGCTGGGCGAAGGGCTTAAGGGCGTTAAGCGCATCTCTCTGGACCAGGCTTGGGCAAGTGGTCGCTTGAAAGAGCTGGATCTGGTCCAGCCTTTTATCGAAGGGCTGGTGGACATTATCGATATGGCCGCCATCCAAAAGTCGGGGCTGACGCTTGGCGTGGATCCGCTAGGCGGCTCCGGTATCGAATACTGGCAGCGTATCGCGAAGCACTACAATCTGAACCTGACCATTGTTAACGATCATGTCGATCAGACGTTCCGCTTCATGCACCTGGACAAAGACGGCGCAATCCGCATGGACTGCTCCTCCGAGTGTGCCATGGCGGGCCTGCTGGCCCTGCGTGACAAGTTCGACCTGGCGTTTGCCAACGACCCGGATTACGACCGCCACGGCATCGTGACCCCGGCGGGCCTGATGAACCCGAACCATTACCTGGCCGTTGCCATTAACTATCTTTTCCAGCATCGCCCGCAGTGGGGCAAAGATGTGGCAGTAGGCAAGACGCTGGTCTCTTCTGCAATGATTGATCGCGTGGTGGAAGACCTGGGCCGCAAGCTGGTGGAAGTGCCGGTTGGCTTCAAATGGTTCGTTGACGGCCTGTATGACGGCAGCTTTGGCTTCGGCGGTGAAGAGAGTGCCGGGGCCTCTTTCCTGCGCTTCGACGGCACGCCGTGGTCCACCGACAAAGACGGCATCATTATGTGCCTGTTGGCCGCAGAAATCACCGCGGTAACCGGCAAGAACCCGCAACAGCACTACGACGAGCTGGCCGAGCGCTTTGGCGCACCGAGCTACAACCGTCTACAGGCTTCTGCCACCTCCGCACAGAAAGCGGCGTTGTCTAAGCTTTCCCCGGAAATGGTCAGCGCCGACACGCTGGCAGGTGACCCGATCACCGCGCGCTTAACGGCAGCGCCGGGTAATGGCGCGTCCATCGGCGGTCTGAAGGTGATGACCAAAAACGGCTGGTTTGCGGCACGTCCGTCCGGCACGGAAGACGCGTATAAAATCTATTGCGAAAGCTTCTTAGGCGCTGAGCATCGTCAGCAAATTGAGAAGGAAGCGGTAGAGATCGTCAGCGAAGTGCTGAAGAACGCGAAGTAA
- the chiP gene encoding chitoporin, with protein sequence MRTFSGKRSALALAIAGVTALSSIVVVPQAAAEGFIDDSTLTGGIYYWQRERDRKDVTDNKYKTNLSHSTWNANLDFQSGYAADMFGLDIAAFTAIEMAENGDSGHPNEIAFSSSNHAYDEDYSGDKSGISLYKAAAKFKYGPVWARAGYIQPTGQTLLAPHWSFMPGTYQGAEAGANFDYADAGALSFSYMWTNEYKSPWHLEMDHFYQNDKNTKVEYLHSLGARYDFKNDLVLEAAFGQAEGYIDQYFTKASYKFDVAGSPLTTSYQFYGTRDKVSNGGVNDIYDGTAWMQALTFGYKVGQVDLRLEGTMVKADGQQGYFLQRMTPTYASSNGRLDVWWDNRSDFNANGEKAVFAGAMYDLSNWNLAGWAVGASYVYAWDAKPSSTPTTDGHYDADRRLKESSYSLDALYTVQDGRAKGTLFKLHFTQYDNHSDIPSWGGGYGNIFQDERDVKFIVIAPFTIF encoded by the coding sequence ATGCGTACGTTTAGTGGCAAACGTAGTGCGCTGGCGCTTGCTATCGCCGGTGTGACAGCACTTTCAAGTATCGTTGTCGTTCCGCAGGCGGCAGCGGAGGGTTTTATTGATGATTCAACGCTGACCGGCGGTATCTATTACTGGCAGCGTGAGCGTGACCGTAAAGATGTTACCGACAATAAATACAAAACTAACCTTTCACACTCCACCTGGAACGCCAACCTGGATTTCCAGTCCGGCTATGCAGCAGATATGTTTGGTCTGGATATTGCAGCCTTTACCGCCATTGAAATGGCCGAAAACGGCGACAGCGGCCACCCGAACGAAATTGCGTTCTCTTCTTCAAACCATGCTTACGATGAAGACTATTCCGGTGATAAAAGCGGGATCAGCCTTTATAAAGCCGCCGCCAAGTTTAAATATGGCCCGGTCTGGGCGCGCGCCGGCTACATTCAGCCGACCGGTCAGACTCTGTTAGCGCCGCACTGGAGCTTTATGCCGGGTACGTATCAGGGGGCTGAGGCGGGCGCAAACTTTGACTATGCGGATGCCGGTGCGCTGAGCTTCTCCTACATGTGGACGAACGAATATAAATCCCCATGGCATCTGGAAATGGACCACTTCTATCAGAATGACAAGAACACCAAAGTTGAATACCTGCATTCTCTCGGGGCCAGGTATGATTTCAAAAACGATCTGGTACTCGAAGCTGCATTTGGCCAGGCGGAAGGGTACATCGATCAGTATTTTACGAAAGCCAGCTACAAGTTTGACGTTGCAGGCAGCCCGTTGACCACCAGCTACCAGTTCTACGGTACTCGTGACAAAGTTTCTAACGGTGGCGTGAACGATATTTACGACGGTACTGCATGGATGCAGGCGCTGACCTTCGGGTACAAGGTTGGCCAGGTGGACCTGCGTCTGGAAGGCACCATGGTCAAGGCGGACGGTCAGCAGGGCTACTTCCTGCAGCGCATGACGCCAACCTATGCCTCGTCCAACGGCCGTCTTGATGTGTGGTGGGATAACCGCTCAGACTTCAACGCCAACGGCGAAAAAGCGGTGTTCGCAGGGGCGATGTATGACCTGAGCAACTGGAACCTGGCGGGCTGGGCCGTCGGCGCTTCTTATGTTTATGCCTGGGATGCAAAACCAAGCTCAACGCCAACCACGGACGGCCATTACGACGCCGACCGCCGTCTGAAAGAGTCTTCATACAGCCTGGATGCCCTGTATACCGTACAGGACGGGCGTGCGAAGGGAACGCTGTTCAAGCTGCACTTCACCCAGTATGACAACCATTCTGATATCCCGAGCTGGGGCGGTGGTTACGGCAACATCTTCCAGGATGAGCGTGACGTGAAATTCATTGTTATCGCACCTTTCACTATCTTCTGA
- the fur gene encoding ferric iron uptake transcriptional regulator → MTDNNTALKKAGLKVTLPRLKILEVLQGPVNHHVSAEDLYKRLIDMGEEIGLATVYRVLNQFDDAGIVTRHNFEGGKSVFELTQQHHHDHLICLDCGKVIEFSDDSIEARQREIAARHGIRLTNHSLYLYGHCAEGDCRTDETYHESRDQ, encoded by the coding sequence ATGACTGACAACAATACCGCATTAAAGAAGGCCGGCCTGAAAGTCACGCTTCCTCGTTTGAAAATTCTGGAAGTGTTACAGGGACCGGTAAACCACCATGTCAGTGCGGAAGACTTATACAAACGTCTGATTGATATGGGTGAAGAGATTGGTCTGGCCACGGTGTACCGCGTGCTGAACCAGTTTGATGACGCAGGTATCGTTACCCGTCATAACTTCGAAGGTGGCAAGTCAGTGTTCGAACTGACCCAGCAGCACCATCACGATCATTTGATTTGCCTGGACTGCGGCAAAGTTATCGAATTCAGCGATGACTCTATCGAAGCCCGCCAGCGTGAAATCGCCGCTCGTCACGGCATCCGTCTGACCAACCACAGCCTCTACCTGTATGGCCACTGCGCCGAAGGTGACTGTCGCACTGACGAAACTTATCACGAGTCCCGCGACCAGTAA
- the glnS gene encoding glutamine--tRNA ligase: MSEAEARPTNFIRQIIDEDLANGKHDRICTRFPPEPNGYLHIGHAKSICLNFGIAQDYQGQCNLRFDDTNPVKEDIEYVESIKRDVEWLGFHWSGNVRYSSDYFDQLFNYAVELINKGLAYVDELTPEQIREYRGSLTAPGKNSPYRDRTVEENLALFEKMRNGDFAEGTACLRAKIDMASPFIVMRDPVIYRIKFADHHQTGSKWCIYPMYDFTHCISDALEGITHSLCTLEFQDNRRLYDWVLDNITIPAHPRQYEFSRLNLEYAIMSKRKLNLLVTENIVEGWDDPRMPTISGLRRRGYTAGSIREFCKRIGVTKQDNTVEMAALESCIRDDLNENAPRAMAVLDPVKVIIENYPQGGEETVTMPNHPNKPEMGSRQVPFSGEIYIDRADFREEANKQYKRLVMGKEVRLRNAYVIKAERVEKDAEGNITTLHCTYDPETLSKDPADGRKVKGVIHWVSAAHALPVEIRLYDRLFSVANPGTAEDFLATINPESLVIKQGFVEPSLQNAETGKAYQFEREGYFCLDSRYATATKLVFNRTVGLRDTWAKIGD, from the coding sequence ATGAGTGAGGCTGAAGCCCGCCCAACTAACTTTATTCGCCAGATTATCGATGAAGATCTGGCTAATGGTAAGCACGACCGTATCTGCACTCGTTTTCCGCCGGAGCCGAATGGCTATCTGCACATCGGCCACGCGAAATCTATCTGCCTGAACTTTGGTATCGCACAAGATTACCAGGGGCAATGCAATCTGCGTTTCGATGACACTAACCCGGTTAAAGAAGACATCGAATACGTTGAGTCTATTAAGCGCGACGTTGAGTGGCTGGGCTTCCACTGGTCTGGCAACGTGCGTTACTCCTCAGACTACTTCGATCAGCTGTTTAATTATGCCGTTGAGCTGATCAACAAAGGCCTGGCGTATGTCGATGAGCTGACGCCTGAGCAAATTCGCGAATACCGCGGATCGTTGACCGCACCGGGTAAAAACAGCCCGTACCGCGACCGCACCGTTGAGGAAAACCTCGCGCTGTTTGAAAAAATGCGTAACGGCGATTTTGCCGAAGGCACCGCCTGCCTGCGCGCGAAAATCGATATGGCATCACCGTTTATCGTAATGCGCGATCCGGTGATTTACCGCATCAAGTTTGCTGACCACCACCAGACCGGCAGCAAGTGGTGCATCTATCCGATGTACGACTTCACCCACTGCATTTCCGATGCGCTGGAAGGGATCACCCACTCGCTGTGTACGCTGGAGTTCCAGGATAACCGTCGCCTGTACGACTGGGTATTAGACAACATCACTATCCCGGCCCATCCGCGGCAATATGAATTTTCCCGCCTGAATCTCGAATACGCCATCATGTCCAAGCGCAAGCTGAACCTGCTGGTGACCGAAAATATCGTTGAAGGCTGGGATGACCCACGTATGCCGACCATTTCAGGTCTGCGTCGCCGTGGCTACACCGCGGGTTCCATTCGTGAGTTCTGCAAGCGCATTGGCGTGACCAAACAGGACAACACGGTGGAGATGGCCGCACTGGAATCCTGCATTCGTGACGATCTGAACGAGAACGCGCCGCGAGCGATGGCCGTGCTGGATCCGGTGAAAGTGATCATCGAAAACTACCCGCAGGGTGGAGAAGAGACGGTGACGATGCCAAACCATCCGAATAAGCCGGAAATGGGCAGCCGTCAAGTGCCGTTCAGCGGTGAGATTTATATCGATCGCGCTGATTTCCGCGAAGAAGCGAACAAGCAATACAAGCGTCTGGTTATGGGCAAAGAAGTGCGTCTGCGTAACGCGTACGTGATCAAAGCTGAGCGCGTAGAGAAAGACGCGGAAGGCAATATCACCACGCTGCATTGCACCTATGACCCTGAAACCCTCAGCAAAGATCCTGCGGATGGTCGTAAGGTGAAAGGCGTGATTCACTGGGTTAGCGCCGCGCACGCCCTGCCGGTTGAAATCCGCCTCTACGATCGTTTGTTCAGTGTGGCAAACCCCGGCACCGCGGAAGATTTCCTCGCCACCATCAACCCGGAATCGCTGGTTATCAAACAAGGTTTCGTCGAGCCAAGCCTGCAAAATGCAGAAACGGGCAAAGCGTACCAGTTTGAACGAGAGGGGTATTTCTGCCTCGACAGCCGCTATGCAACCGCTACCAAACTGGTCTTCAACCGAACCGTTGGTCTGCGTGATACCTGGGCAAAAATCGGCGATTAA